The following proteins come from a genomic window of Carassius gibelio isolate Cgi1373 ecotype wild population from Czech Republic chromosome B8, carGib1.2-hapl.c, whole genome shotgun sequence:
- the LOC127963247 gene encoding RNA-binding protein 39 isoform X1 has protein sequence MADDFDVEAMLEAPYKKGESKSSSADGRNEERSKKKRRSGSRSPSPGHRRSRSGGRKKSREQRRSRSRERKRSRSREHKRSRSRSKDRGGRYRGHKIPFMGPKLNGVPGGKTGPQHFTKHSRRRSRSRSPFKKDRSPFKKDRSPFKKDRSPFKKDKSPVRQPIDNLSPEERDARTVFCMQLAARIRPRDLEDFFSAVGKVRDVRMISDRNSRRSKGIAYIEFVDATSVPLAIGLTGQRVLGVPIIVQASQAEKNRAAAMASMLQRGGAGPMRLYVGSLHFNITEDMLRGIFEPFGKIEGIQLMMDTETGRSKGYGFISFADAECAKKALDQLNGFELAGRPMKVGHVTERSDASSASSFLDSDELERTGIDLGTTGRLQLMARLAEGTGLQIPAAAKQALQMSGSVAFGNLANASTTQPLIPNPGMNQAMNLPSQPLATHCLQLSNMFSPQAENDPGWDLEIKDDVIEECRKHGGIVHIYVDKNSAQGNVYVKCPTIPVAMAVVGALHGRWFAGKMITAAYVPLPTYHNLFPDAATATEPLRPMHR, from the exons ATGGCGGATGACTTCGACGTTGAGGCCATGCTGGAAGCTCCTTATAAGAAG GGTGAAAGCAAGTCCTCTAGCGCCGATGGTCGTAATGAGGAACGCAGCAAAAA GAAAAGACGCAGCGGTAGTCGTAGTCCGAGTCCGGGTCATCGGAGGAGTAGAAGTGGGGGCCGCAAGAAGAGCCGCGAGCAACGCAGGAGCCGGAGCCGCGAGCGGAAACGTTCACGGAGCAGAGAACACAAGCGGTCGCGATCCCGCAGCAAGGATCGGGGCGGACGTTATCGTGGACACAAAATTCCCTT TATGGGGCCGAAATTAAATGGTGTTCCCGGAGGGAAGACTGGCCCACAACATTTCACCAAACACAG TCGCAGGCGCTCTAGGAGCAGAAGCCCATTTAAGAAGGACAGAAGCCCGTTTAAGAAGGACAGAAGCCCGTTTAAGAAGGACAGAAGCCCGTTTAAGAAGGACAAAAGCCCTGTCAG GCAGCCCATAGATAATCTGAGCCCAGAGGAGAGAGACGCCCGCACAGTGTTCTGCATGCAGCTCGCTGCCAGAATCAGACCCAGAGATCTGGAAGATTTCTTCTCTGCAGTGGGAAAA GTCCGTGATGTAAGGATGATCTCGGATAGGAACTCTCGGAGGTCGAAGGGCATTGCCTACATTGAGTTTGTGGATGCGACATCGGTACCGCTGGCGATCGGCCTGACGGGGCAGAGGGTTCTGGGAGTGCCTATCATAGTCCAAGCTTCACAG GCTGAGAAGAACAGGGCAGCAGCCATGGCCAGCATGCTCCAGAGAGGCGGTGCAGGACCCATGCGGCTGTACGTGGGCTCCCTGCACTTCAATATAACTGAAGACATGCTCAGGGGCATTTTTGAGCCATTTGGAAAG ATTGAGGGCATCCAGCTAATGATGGACACTGAGACTGGCAGGTCGAAAGGATACGGATTCATATCA tttgCAGATGCAGAATGTGCTAAAAAAGCCCTGGATCAACTAAATGGTTTCGAGCTTGCAGGACGGCCAATGAAGGTGGGTCATGTTACTGAGCGTTCTGATGCCTCATCTGCAAGCTCCTTCCTGGACAGTGATGAACTGGAGAGAACTGGCATTGACTTGGGCACAACAGGTCGACTTCAGCTGATGGCAAGACTCGCAGAAG GTACAGGACTGCAGATTCCTGCTGCTGCTAAGCAGGCCTTACAGATGAGTGGCTCTGTGGCATTTGGAAATCTCGCCAATG CCTCAACCACACAACCTCTTATTCCCAATCCTGGGATGAACCAAGCTATGAACCTTCCAAGTCAGCCACTTGCTACACACTGCTTGCAGCTCTCCAACATGTTCAGTCCACAAGC GGAAAACGATCCTGGCTGGGACCTGGAGATAAAGGATGATGTAATCGAAGAGTGCAGAAAACACGGAGGCATTGTTCACATATACGTCGACAAGAACTCTGCTCAA GGAAATGTTTATGTAAAGTGTCCAACCATCCCAGTAGCAATGGCTGTTGTCGGCGCCCTGCACGGCCGGTGGTTTGCAG GTAAAATGATCACAGCAGCCTACGTGCCTCTTCCTACGTACCACAACCTGTTTCCAGATGCTGCCACAGCCACAGAGCCCCTGAGGCCCATGCACCGGTGA
- the LOC127963247 gene encoding RNA-binding protein 39 isoform X2 produces the protein MADDFDVEAMLEAPYKKGESKSSSADGRNEERSKKKRRSGSRSPSPGHRRSRSGGRKKSREQRRSRSRERKRSRSREHKRSRSRSKDRGGRYRGHKIPFRRRSRSRSPFKKDRSPFKKDRSPFKKDRSPFKKDKSPVRQPIDNLSPEERDARTVFCMQLAARIRPRDLEDFFSAVGKVRDVRMISDRNSRRSKGIAYIEFVDATSVPLAIGLTGQRVLGVPIIVQASQAEKNRAAAMASMLQRGGAGPMRLYVGSLHFNITEDMLRGIFEPFGKIEGIQLMMDTETGRSKGYGFISFADAECAKKALDQLNGFELAGRPMKVGHVTERSDASSASSFLDSDELERTGIDLGTTGRLQLMARLAEGTGLQIPAAAKQALQMSGSVAFGNLANASTTQPLIPNPGMNQAMNLPSQPLATHCLQLSNMFSPQAENDPGWDLEIKDDVIEECRKHGGIVHIYVDKNSAQGNVYVKCPTIPVAMAVVGALHGRWFAGKMITAAYVPLPTYHNLFPDAATATEPLRPMHR, from the exons ATGGCGGATGACTTCGACGTTGAGGCCATGCTGGAAGCTCCTTATAAGAAG GGTGAAAGCAAGTCCTCTAGCGCCGATGGTCGTAATGAGGAACGCAGCAAAAA GAAAAGACGCAGCGGTAGTCGTAGTCCGAGTCCGGGTCATCGGAGGAGTAGAAGTGGGGGCCGCAAGAAGAGCCGCGAGCAACGCAGGAGCCGGAGCCGCGAGCGGAAACGTTCACGGAGCAGAGAACACAAGCGGTCGCGATCCCGCAGCAAGGATCGGGGCGGACGTTATCGTGGACACAAAATTCCCTT TCGCAGGCGCTCTAGGAGCAGAAGCCCATTTAAGAAGGACAGAAGCCCGTTTAAGAAGGACAGAAGCCCGTTTAAGAAGGACAGAAGCCCGTTTAAGAAGGACAAAAGCCCTGTCAG GCAGCCCATAGATAATCTGAGCCCAGAGGAGAGAGACGCCCGCACAGTGTTCTGCATGCAGCTCGCTGCCAGAATCAGACCCAGAGATCTGGAAGATTTCTTCTCTGCAGTGGGAAAA GTCCGTGATGTAAGGATGATCTCGGATAGGAACTCTCGGAGGTCGAAGGGCATTGCCTACATTGAGTTTGTGGATGCGACATCGGTACCGCTGGCGATCGGCCTGACGGGGCAGAGGGTTCTGGGAGTGCCTATCATAGTCCAAGCTTCACAG GCTGAGAAGAACAGGGCAGCAGCCATGGCCAGCATGCTCCAGAGAGGCGGTGCAGGACCCATGCGGCTGTACGTGGGCTCCCTGCACTTCAATATAACTGAAGACATGCTCAGGGGCATTTTTGAGCCATTTGGAAAG ATTGAGGGCATCCAGCTAATGATGGACACTGAGACTGGCAGGTCGAAAGGATACGGATTCATATCA tttgCAGATGCAGAATGTGCTAAAAAAGCCCTGGATCAACTAAATGGTTTCGAGCTTGCAGGACGGCCAATGAAGGTGGGTCATGTTACTGAGCGTTCTGATGCCTCATCTGCAAGCTCCTTCCTGGACAGTGATGAACTGGAGAGAACTGGCATTGACTTGGGCACAACAGGTCGACTTCAGCTGATGGCAAGACTCGCAGAAG GTACAGGACTGCAGATTCCTGCTGCTGCTAAGCAGGCCTTACAGATGAGTGGCTCTGTGGCATTTGGAAATCTCGCCAATG CCTCAACCACACAACCTCTTATTCCCAATCCTGGGATGAACCAAGCTATGAACCTTCCAAGTCAGCCACTTGCTACACACTGCTTGCAGCTCTCCAACATGTTCAGTCCACAAGC GGAAAACGATCCTGGCTGGGACCTGGAGATAAAGGATGATGTAATCGAAGAGTGCAGAAAACACGGAGGCATTGTTCACATATACGTCGACAAGAACTCTGCTCAA GGAAATGTTTATGTAAAGTGTCCAACCATCCCAGTAGCAATGGCTGTTGTCGGCGCCCTGCACGGCCGGTGGTTTGCAG GTAAAATGATCACAGCAGCCTACGTGCCTCTTCCTACGTACCACAACCTGTTTCCAGATGCTGCCACAGCCACAGAGCCCCTGAGGCCCATGCACCGGTGA
- the LOC127963247 gene encoding RNA-binding protein 39 isoform X3: MGPKLNGVPGGKTGPQHFTKHSRRRSRSRSPFKKDRSPFKKDRSPFKKDRSPFKKDKSPVRQPIDNLSPEERDARTVFCMQLAARIRPRDLEDFFSAVGKVRDVRMISDRNSRRSKGIAYIEFVDATSVPLAIGLTGQRVLGVPIIVQASQAEKNRAAAMASMLQRGGAGPMRLYVGSLHFNITEDMLRGIFEPFGKIEGIQLMMDTETGRSKGYGFISFADAECAKKALDQLNGFELAGRPMKVGHVTERSDASSASSFLDSDELERTGIDLGTTGRLQLMARLAEGTGLQIPAAAKQALQMSGSVAFGNLANASTTQPLIPNPGMNQAMNLPSQPLATHCLQLSNMFSPQAENDPGWDLEIKDDVIEECRKHGGIVHIYVDKNSAQGNVYVKCPTIPVAMAVVGALHGRWFAGKMITAAYVPLPTYHNLFPDAATATEPLRPMHR; this comes from the exons ATGGGGCCGAAATTAAATGGTGTTCCCGGAGGGAAGACTGGCCCACAACATTTCACCAAACACAG TCGCAGGCGCTCTAGGAGCAGAAGCCCATTTAAGAAGGACAGAAGCCCGTTTAAGAAGGACAGAAGCCCGTTTAAGAAGGACAGAAGCCCGTTTAAGAAGGACAAAAGCCCTGTCAG GCAGCCCATAGATAATCTGAGCCCAGAGGAGAGAGACGCCCGCACAGTGTTCTGCATGCAGCTCGCTGCCAGAATCAGACCCAGAGATCTGGAAGATTTCTTCTCTGCAGTGGGAAAA GTCCGTGATGTAAGGATGATCTCGGATAGGAACTCTCGGAGGTCGAAGGGCATTGCCTACATTGAGTTTGTGGATGCGACATCGGTACCGCTGGCGATCGGCCTGACGGGGCAGAGGGTTCTGGGAGTGCCTATCATAGTCCAAGCTTCACAG GCTGAGAAGAACAGGGCAGCAGCCATGGCCAGCATGCTCCAGAGAGGCGGTGCAGGACCCATGCGGCTGTACGTGGGCTCCCTGCACTTCAATATAACTGAAGACATGCTCAGGGGCATTTTTGAGCCATTTGGAAAG ATTGAGGGCATCCAGCTAATGATGGACACTGAGACTGGCAGGTCGAAAGGATACGGATTCATATCA tttgCAGATGCAGAATGTGCTAAAAAAGCCCTGGATCAACTAAATGGTTTCGAGCTTGCAGGACGGCCAATGAAGGTGGGTCATGTTACTGAGCGTTCTGATGCCTCATCTGCAAGCTCCTTCCTGGACAGTGATGAACTGGAGAGAACTGGCATTGACTTGGGCACAACAGGTCGACTTCAGCTGATGGCAAGACTCGCAGAAG GTACAGGACTGCAGATTCCTGCTGCTGCTAAGCAGGCCTTACAGATGAGTGGCTCTGTGGCATTTGGAAATCTCGCCAATG CCTCAACCACACAACCTCTTATTCCCAATCCTGGGATGAACCAAGCTATGAACCTTCCAAGTCAGCCACTTGCTACACACTGCTTGCAGCTCTCCAACATGTTCAGTCCACAAGC GGAAAACGATCCTGGCTGGGACCTGGAGATAAAGGATGATGTAATCGAAGAGTGCAGAAAACACGGAGGCATTGTTCACATATACGTCGACAAGAACTCTGCTCAA GGAAATGTTTATGTAAAGTGTCCAACCATCCCAGTAGCAATGGCTGTTGTCGGCGCCCTGCACGGCCGGTGGTTTGCAG GTAAAATGATCACAGCAGCCTACGTGCCTCTTCCTACGTACCACAACCTGTTTCCAGATGCTGCCACAGCCACAGAGCCCCTGAGGCCCATGCACCGGTGA
- the LOC127963249 gene encoding ammonium transporter Rh type B-like, whose protein sequence is MKNKSTNLRVRLPALIFALEVMIVVLYAFFVTYEDDANAFLQNNQTRPMENSLYQNYPFFADIQVMIFLGFGCLLAFFQHYGFGGMVFNFLIATFTIQWAILVQGFFQFYYDGKIHLGVLNLINAEFACAVVLISFGAVMGKTSPVQLLVMALLEIPVFGVTEWAVVKYLKINDAGGSILIHIFACYFGLGVTFVLYRPSLNEGHPKESTSYQSDLLSVMGTLFLWVFWPSFNSALTLKGDDQHRAILHTFIGLSASTITAFALSSMLSKNGKISMADVQNVTLAGGVTVGASVDMMISPAAAYVLGILGCIACMLGYKYLSPFLAHRLRIQDQCGIHNLHGLTGLISSLAGICAILLATEETYGPSLYQTFSHRAPPQGDPLLVELQELIPDLEAGLGRTAREQALFQVAAVFGTIAVAAVGGLLTGVVLKLPYLASPSDEKCFDDELFFNVPPDYKSVNGPQDVWSCVHRDTNKTDAD, encoded by the exons ATGAAGAATAAATCGACCAATCTTCGTGTGCGGCTCCCTGCGCTAATTTTTGCATTGGAGGTCATGATTGTGGTTCTCTATGCATTCTTTGTGACATATGAAGATGATGCTAATGCATTTCTACAGAACAACCAGACAAGGCCAATGGAGAACTCTTTGTATCAGAACTATCCATTTTTTGCTGACATTCAGGTGATGATATTTCTCGGATTCGGCTGCCTTCTGGCCTTTTTCCAGCACTACGGTTTTGGTGGAATGGTGTTTAATTTCCTTATCGCCACGTTTACCATTCAGTGGGCCATTCTGGTGCAGGGCTTCTTTCAGTTTTACTACGATGGGAAGATTCATCTTGGTGTGTTGAATCTGATCAATGCTGAGTTTGCCTGTGCTGTTGTGCTCATCTCTTTTGGAGCAGTGATGGGAAAGACGAGCCCTGTGCAACTCCTG GTCATGGCCTTGCTGGAGATCCCTGTGTTTGGTGTCACAGAATGGGCTGTGGTGAAATACCTAAAGATCAACGATGCCGGGGGCTCGATCCTCATCCACATTTTTGCCTGCTACTTCGGACTGGGTGTCACCTTTGTCCTCTACAGGCCCAGCCTAAATGAGGGACACCCAAAAGAGTCGACAAGTTACCAGTCGGATCTGCTCTCAGTAATGGGAACCCTGTTCCTCTGGGTGTTCTGGCCCTCTTTCAACTCAGCGCTGACCTTGAAGGGTGACGACCAGCACAGAGCCATTCTCCACACATTCATAGGTCTCAGTGCCTCCACAATCACCGCCTTCGCCCTGTCCAGCATGCTCAGCAAGAATGGCAAGATCAGCATGGCCGATGTGCAGAACGTAACACTGGCTGGTGGTGTAACGGTCGGTGCTTCAGTGGACATGATGATTTCGCCGGCTGCTGCTTATGTGCTGGGCATCCTGGGATGCATCGCATGCATGCTGGGGTATAAATACTTGAGCCCGTTCTTAGCACACAGGCTGCGGATACAGGATCAGTGCGGCATTCACAACCTGCACGGCCTGACAGGACTCATTTCCAGCCTAGCAGGAATCTGTGCCATCCTGTTGGCGACCGAGGAAACATACGGCCCCAGTCTCTATCAAACCTTCTCTCATCGGGCCCCTCCACAGGGAGACCCTCTGCTAGTGGAGTTGCAGGAATTGATCCCAGATCTGGAAGCGGGTTTGGGTCGGACCGCACGGGAACAAGCCCTCTTTCAGGTAGCTGCCGTGTTTGGGACTATTGCGGTGGCAGCAGTCGGGGGTTTGCTGACTGGTGTGGTACTCAAGTTACCGTATCTGGCTTCCCCCAGCGACGAGAAATGCTTTGACGATGAGCTCTTCTTTAATGTTCCACCAGATTACAAAAGCGTAAATGGTCCACAGGACGTATGGTCCTGTGTTCACAGAGACACAAACAAAACTGATGCTGACTGA